TGGCCGTGGGCGTGGGGCTTGCCTTCCTGCAGGTGAATATTATTCAGACTGCGTTAGCCATCGGCTGCGCTACCGCTATCATGTCTACGCTGGGAATGATGGTCGGCCGCTTTATCGGGCCTATGCTGGGCAAACGCGCCGAGATCCTCGGCGGTATCGTGCTGATAGGCATCGGCTGCCAGATTATGTACAGCCACTTCGCCCCTTTTAACTGATCAATCGCGCTGCCAGACCCGCACCACAAAGTCAGTTTCACAGCTAAACGCCGTTTCCGCCTTAAGCGCATCCCGGACTTCCGGGCGTGCACGCCAGGCGAACGGCGTCATTTGCAGCAGAGCGGCAGCCTCATCACCGCGCAGGTTCATCATCCAGCCTGGCTGCAGCGTCTGCTGTAGCGTAAAGCCAGGCATGGCTTCAACCTCTTCACTGTGCAAAACAATATCCTGATAAATCAGCCCTTTTAGCTGCATCAAATGGCGTGGACCCGGCGTAGCCGTCACCACTACGCCGCCACGTTTCACGACTCGCGCCAGCTCTTCGGCCTTGCAGGGAGCAAAAATACGCACAATGGTGTCCAGACTCTCATCGGCAAACGGCAGGCGGTGGCTGGACGCCACGCAGAACTTAATCTCGCGGTAACGTTTGGCCGCGTAGCGAATCGCTACTTTTGAAACGTCCAGCCCCCAGGTCTCACCGCCCTTCTCTGCCACTACCGCTGCAAATCCCGCCGTGTAGTAACCTTCCCCACAGCCAATATCCAATAGCGCAGAGGGCGCCAGCGCTTTTA
This Klebsiella michiganensis DNA region includes the following protein-coding sequences:
- the rrmA gene encoding 23S rRNA methyltransferase (methylates the guanosine in position 745 of 23S rRNA; required for translation and cell growth) — its product is MSWLCPLCHSVLSANANSYRCPQGHQFDIAKEGYVNLLPVQHKRSKDPGDSAEMMQARRAFLDAGHYQPLRDTLCQLLKALAPSALLDIGCGEGYYTAGFAAVVAEKGGETWGLDVSKVAIRYAAKRYREIKFCVASSHRLPFADESLDTIVRIFAPCKAEELARVVKRGGVVVTATPGPRHLMQLKGLIYQDIVLHSEEVEAMPGFTLQQTLQPGWMMNLRGDEAAALLQMTPFAWRARPEVRDALKAETAFSCETDFVVRVWQRD